From one Mycobacterium colombiense CECT 3035 genomic stretch:
- a CDS encoding cytochrome P450, which yields MTQTVSGEPYYDPFDFEIDDDPYPVWKRLRDAAPLYHNEKYGFYALSRYDDVARELTNWNDYRSGKGTIVEVILNGLEVPPGVILFEDPPIHDAHRRLLSGVFTPRRMAAVEPLAREFCRRALEPLTGADTFDFIADLGAWMPMRTIGYLLGIPEDRQVAIRQRTDRLLALDADGPGDVAADMLTRTGSMLEEFIDWRYEHPSDDLMTELVNAEVDEPDGSRRRLTRQEVLTYTGTVVGAGNETTTRLIGFAGALLSDHPEQRRELAADFSLIPGAVEEILRYEAPSPVQARYVARDAEHYGQQVPEGSVMLLLNGSANRDERQFPDADRFDIHRKAAHLSFGQGIHFCLGAALARVQARVALEEVLSRWPDWEVDYDKAQRAHTTSVRGWATLPARL from the coding sequence GTGACGCAAACCGTGAGCGGCGAGCCGTACTACGACCCCTTCGACTTCGAGATCGACGATGATCCCTACCCGGTGTGGAAGCGGCTGCGCGATGCGGCCCCCCTCTACCACAACGAGAAATACGGATTCTACGCACTGAGCCGGTACGACGACGTGGCGCGCGAGCTCACCAATTGGAATGACTACCGATCGGGCAAGGGCACCATCGTCGAAGTCATCCTCAATGGGCTCGAAGTGCCACCGGGGGTGATTCTGTTTGAGGATCCTCCGATTCATGACGCCCATCGCCGGCTGTTGTCGGGAGTGTTCACGCCGCGCCGTATGGCAGCGGTCGAGCCGCTTGCCAGAGAGTTCTGTCGGCGCGCGCTGGAGCCCCTCACGGGGGCAGACACATTCGACTTCATCGCCGACCTCGGGGCGTGGATGCCGATGCGCACGATCGGCTACCTGCTGGGGATTCCCGAAGACCGTCAGGTTGCCATCCGCCAACGCACGGATCGGCTGCTCGCACTCGATGCCGACGGACCGGGTGACGTCGCTGCGGACATGCTCACCCGAACCGGCTCGATGCTCGAAGAATTCATCGACTGGCGCTATGAGCACCCCTCCGACGACCTGATGACCGAATTGGTCAATGCCGAGGTCGATGAACCCGACGGCTCCCGGCGCCGACTGACCCGTCAGGAGGTGCTGACCTACACCGGAACCGTTGTGGGTGCGGGCAACGAAACCACGACCCGGTTGATCGGATTCGCCGGGGCGCTGTTGTCCGACCATCCAGAACAGCGCCGCGAGCTGGCGGCCGATTTCAGCCTGATACCCGGTGCGGTCGAAGAGATTCTGCGCTACGAAGCGCCGTCACCGGTGCAGGCTCGCTACGTCGCCCGTGACGCGGAGCACTACGGGCAACAGGTTCCGGAGGGGTCGGTGATGCTGTTGCTCAACGGTTCGGCCAACCGCGACGAACGTCAGTTTCCCGACGCGGACAGGTTCGACATCCACCGGAAGGCGGCGCATCTGTCCTTCGGGCAGGGCATCCATTTCTGTCTTGGTGCCGCGCTGGCGCGGGTGCAGGCGCGGGTCGCGCTCGAGGAGGTCCTGTCACGGTGGCCGGACTGGGAGGTCGACTATGACAAGGCACAGCGCGCGCACACTACCAGCGTCCGGGGCTGGGCCACCCTACCGGCGAGGCTATGA
- a CDS encoding SDR family NAD(P)-dependent oxidoreductase, with protein sequence MDLGFHGATAVVTGGSKGMGLAIAESLGAEGASVAIMARGHAALDSAARRIRSAGAPEVLTISVDMSDPESIVSAFASVGHAWDSLNVLVHTVGPNAGAFEDLDDDDWYAAFDLGTLSAVRSVRAALPLLRSADWARIVTLSAHSIQRQSSRLVAYTAAKSALSSFTKNLSKSLGAEGILVNCVCPGTIVTASFTEVLRDVLAADGLDSSDPKHVMSWVEKTYGHPCDVGRAGLPEEIASATAYLASRRNGYVTGATVNVDGGSDFV encoded by the coding sequence ATGGACCTAGGCTTCCACGGCGCAACGGCGGTCGTGACCGGAGGCAGCAAGGGGATGGGGCTGGCGATAGCCGAGAGTCTCGGCGCCGAGGGCGCTTCGGTGGCGATCATGGCACGCGGCCACGCCGCGTTGGACTCGGCTGCGAGGAGGATCCGCAGCGCGGGCGCTCCCGAAGTGCTGACGATCAGCGTCGACATGTCGGATCCCGAGTCCATCGTATCGGCGTTCGCGTCCGTTGGGCATGCCTGGGATAGCCTGAATGTGCTGGTGCACACCGTCGGTCCGAACGCGGGCGCGTTCGAAGATCTCGACGACGACGACTGGTACGCCGCATTCGATCTCGGTACGCTCTCCGCTGTGCGCTCGGTGCGGGCCGCGCTGCCACTGTTGCGATCGGCGGATTGGGCTCGCATCGTCACCCTCTCGGCGCACTCGATCCAGCGCCAGAGCTCGCGGCTGGTCGCCTACACGGCCGCCAAATCGGCGTTGTCGAGCTTCACCAAGAACCTGTCTAAAAGCCTTGGCGCCGAGGGTATCCTGGTCAATTGCGTGTGCCCCGGTACGATAGTGACGGCTAGCTTCACCGAGGTCTTGCGGGATGTGCTTGCCGCCGACGGGCTCGACTCATCGGATCCGAAGCATGTGATGTCCTGGGTCGAGAAGACCTACGGCCATCCCTGCGACGTCGGTCGCGCCGGGTTGCCCGAAGAGATCGCATCCGCAACCGCCTATCTGGCGTCACGGCGAAACGGCTACGTGACAGGTGCCACCGTCAACGTCGACGGTGGCTCCGACTTCGTCTGA
- a CDS encoding NAD(P)H-dependent amine dehydrogenase family protein, producing the protein MTRVIQWATGVTGAMSLRHILSRPDLELAGVRVYDPGKAGIDAGTLCGMPETGVLTSADRDAIIATDADVVLYMGKVETDTPGCFADVCDLLASGKNVVATGSRFVHPRSLHESLADAIEKACRAGSSSFLGLGLYPGFVAESLAPVLSRLTERTSRISVREVLNYSTYASHDLIFNAMGFGHAPDDPTPLLTNTDYAASAWLGSATVLAQALGLHIRSIEGFREVVTTPRALTVAAGKIPAGTVGAMRFGVVADCGETTLAVEHLTRMADDLAPDWPTEIGYAVTFEGKPNMTLQLVIGSHDQDHAEQGCLATAMHAINAIPAVIAAEPGLYDLSTITPFVAHWTERGVLPTT; encoded by the coding sequence ATGACTCGCGTGATCCAATGGGCTACCGGGGTGACCGGAGCAATGTCATTGCGGCACATCCTGAGTCGGCCGGACCTGGAACTGGCCGGCGTACGGGTCTACGACCCGGGAAAAGCCGGGATCGATGCGGGCACCCTGTGCGGAATGCCCGAAACAGGGGTGCTGACCTCTGCCGATCGCGATGCCATCATCGCTACCGATGCTGACGTGGTGCTCTACATGGGCAAAGTGGAGACCGACACGCCGGGCTGCTTCGCCGATGTCTGTGATCTGTTGGCCTCCGGCAAAAACGTGGTGGCCACCGGAAGTCGGTTTGTGCATCCCCGCTCTCTGCATGAATCGCTGGCAGATGCAATCGAAAAAGCTTGCCGCGCCGGCAGTTCGTCGTTTCTCGGGCTGGGCCTGTACCCGGGCTTCGTCGCTGAGTCGCTCGCCCCTGTGCTGTCCCGGCTGACCGAGCGCACCAGTCGGATCAGTGTGCGGGAGGTACTGAATTACTCGACCTATGCCAGCCACGACCTGATCTTCAACGCGATGGGGTTCGGTCATGCGCCGGATGATCCCACCCCGTTGCTGACGAACACCGACTATGCAGCGAGCGCATGGCTCGGCAGCGCGACCGTCCTCGCGCAGGCGCTCGGACTCCATATCCGGTCCATCGAGGGCTTTCGCGAGGTCGTGACGACGCCCAGGGCGCTGACGGTGGCTGCGGGAAAGATCCCGGCAGGAACCGTGGGCGCCATGCGTTTCGGCGTGGTGGCCGACTGCGGCGAGACGACACTCGCCGTCGAACACCTCACCAGGATGGCCGACGACCTGGCCCCCGACTGGCCGACGGAGATCGGTTACGCGGTGACCTTCGAGGGCAAGCCCAATATGACCTTGCAACTCGTGATCGGGTCCCACGACCAGGATCACGCCGAGCAGGGCTGTCTGGCCACCGCCATGCACGCCATCAACGCCATCCCCGCCGTTATCGCGGCCGAGCCGGGACTCTACGACTTGTCGACGATCACCCCGTTCGTCGCGCACTGGACCGAGCGCGGCGTCCTACCCACCACATAG
- a CDS encoding cytochrome P450, whose protein sequence is MAEPAVTDDIEQRIREAQEKFNAGMGADGDATPYPLLRELRQKAPVHPGWPEMGVPEDGSDGTKTFTAYSFDAVKAVFTDNITFSTRIYEDMVRPLQGPTILEMQEPEHATYRRLHEFAFARSSMNRWDTELVGPLVDRTIAKFRDDKRADLVSAVFMPIPVRIIAALLGLPEADIGEFHRLAIDLLGFRADMDTAMKASAEMKEYFVGVLADRRKSPKDDMVTILSQAEIDGVTMSDEQIYGFMRNLLPAGAETTSRSTASLALALLTHTDQLAAVRADRGLLPQAIEEGIRWETPLLNFIREVTADTEFFGLHIPKGSTMMVNLGSANHDETRWENAESFDIFRDRKPHIGFGHGAHVCLGMHLARLESTKIFNALLDELPGLRLDPDAPAPYVTGTMFRSPPRLDVVWD, encoded by the coding sequence GTGGCGGAGCCTGCGGTTACCGACGACATCGAGCAACGCATCCGCGAGGCGCAGGAGAAGTTCAACGCCGGCATGGGCGCCGACGGCGATGCGACCCCGTACCCGCTGCTGCGCGAGCTGCGCCAGAAGGCGCCCGTTCACCCGGGCTGGCCGGAGATGGGCGTTCCGGAGGACGGATCCGACGGCACGAAGACATTCACTGCATACTCGTTCGACGCGGTCAAAGCCGTCTTCACCGACAACATCACGTTCAGCACCCGAATCTACGAGGACATGGTGCGACCGCTGCAGGGCCCGACGATCCTGGAAATGCAGGAGCCCGAGCACGCGACGTACCGCAGGCTGCACGAATTCGCTTTTGCCAGGTCCTCGATGAATCGCTGGGACACCGAACTGGTCGGACCCCTCGTGGATCGCACGATCGCGAAATTCCGTGACGACAAGCGCGCCGACTTGGTCAGTGCGGTGTTCATGCCGATCCCGGTCCGGATCATCGCCGCCCTTCTCGGGTTGCCCGAGGCCGATATCGGTGAGTTCCACCGGCTGGCCATCGACCTGCTTGGGTTTCGCGCCGACATGGACACGGCGATGAAGGCTTCGGCGGAGATGAAGGAGTACTTCGTCGGAGTCCTTGCCGATCGGCGCAAGTCGCCAAAGGACGACATGGTGACCATCCTGTCCCAAGCCGAGATCGACGGCGTCACAATGTCGGATGAGCAAATCTACGGATTCATGCGCAATCTCCTGCCCGCGGGGGCAGAGACCACGTCGCGATCGACGGCCAGCCTCGCGTTGGCCCTGTTGACCCACACCGACCAGCTCGCCGCGGTGCGCGCCGACCGCGGCCTGTTGCCGCAGGCGATCGAGGAGGGCATCCGGTGGGAGACGCCGCTGCTCAACTTCATCCGGGAGGTCACTGCCGACACCGAGTTCTTCGGGCTCCATATCCCCAAGGGTTCGACGATGATGGTCAACCTCGGCAGCGCCAACCACGACGAGACGCGATGGGAGAACGCCGAGTCCTTTGACATCTTTCGGGACCGCAAGCCCCACATCGGTTTTGGCCACGGTGCGCACGTGTGCTTGGGAATGCACCTGGCGCGGTTGGAGAGCACCAAGATCTTCAACGCGCTGCTCGACGAACTTCCAGGGCTGCGACTCGACCCCGATGCTCCGGCGCCCTATGTAACAGGCACGATGTTTCGTTCCCCACCACGCCTCGACGTCGTGTGGGATTAG
- a CDS encoding NAD(P)H-dependent amine dehydrogenase family protein, with product MVIRVVQWATGAVGRAALQELIENPHYQLVGVLVYDPAKAGLDAGALCGLPPTTGVIATADKDEIIDLRADVVVHAASKAHAVETNAEDICRLLAAGSTVITTTSYNHLPTYGAETEAAFARACRQGGSRFHAAGENPGFMLERLVATVTGLSKSIERIDLYEATDVSAVSSRPMLVDLMGMGRPPEDVSIDSPIITKLDMAYRQALNATADVFGITLSHIDVEVDATTLPHDIEVLAGTIEAGAVVGQRFSWIGHWSGRPLLAIHEEWVLTRDLPQWGMTPLGPGEKAPLIRAVIKGEPSFELQLDVAFDGATPSGQHAMPGHLMIAMGAVRAIPYVLAQPPGIVTAPVFGAIQLG from the coding sequence TTGGTCATTCGAGTCGTTCAATGGGCGACAGGCGCGGTCGGCCGCGCCGCACTGCAGGAGCTCATTGAGAACCCGCATTATCAGTTGGTGGGTGTGCTGGTGTACGACCCGGCGAAGGCCGGTCTCGACGCGGGCGCACTCTGCGGGTTACCACCAACGACGGGTGTGATCGCGACCGCGGACAAAGACGAGATCATCGACCTGCGTGCCGACGTCGTTGTGCACGCGGCCAGCAAGGCCCATGCCGTCGAGACGAACGCTGAGGACATCTGCCGCCTCCTCGCGGCGGGCAGCACCGTCATCACCACGACGTCGTACAACCACCTGCCCACCTACGGCGCGGAGACCGAGGCAGCCTTCGCGAGGGCGTGCCGGCAGGGCGGGTCCCGCTTCCACGCGGCGGGCGAGAACCCCGGTTTCATGCTCGAGCGACTGGTCGCGACCGTGACCGGGTTGAGTAAATCCATCGAACGCATCGACCTCTACGAGGCCACCGACGTATCAGCCGTAAGCAGTCGACCGATGCTCGTCGACCTCATGGGCATGGGCAGGCCACCAGAAGATGTCAGCATTGACTCCCCGATCATCACGAAGCTCGACATGGCCTACCGCCAGGCTCTCAATGCCACGGCTGACGTCTTTGGGATCACCCTGTCGCACATCGATGTGGAGGTCGACGCCACCACGCTGCCCCACGACATCGAAGTCCTCGCCGGCACGATCGAGGCGGGAGCAGTTGTCGGGCAGCGCTTCTCATGGATCGGTCACTGGTCGGGACGCCCATTGCTGGCCATTCACGAAGAGTGGGTTCTTACCCGCGACCTTCCCCAGTGGGGTATGACGCCACTGGGGCCCGGCGAGAAGGCGCCGCTGATCCGCGCGGTCATCAAAGGCGAGCCGAGCTTTGAACTACAGCTCGACGTGGCATTCGACGGCGCGACACCATCGGGCCAGCACGCCATGCCTGGTCACCTGATGATCGCGATGGGCGCGGTTCGCGCCATTCCCTACGTGCTGGCCCAACCACCCGGCATCGTGACAGCACCGGTGTTCGGCGCGATCCAACTAGGTTGA
- a CDS encoding ABC transporter substrate-binding protein, translating to MADDDVRAYGSVAPLKVGLLNDYPTTGDTDNDSRDALRLVMDEALSSGLIDRPIELVIRDVVGLPNGTYLAVERAFDELVAEGCLAIFGPWVSDNVVPLRSHVDATARVPIVTLSGSEGALGDWCFALNNGSMPEEPVMLAAVMIGDGRSRIAIAYESSLIGKEYLAFAQKAYDAAGLKVVATVAIPQVEADKSETVTALRASQPDALVHVGFGHGLWGFTDALLAAGWDPPRYTTTAFEMAHINAEWMRHLSGWIGLDSYDERNTVCQAFLDRFEARYGRRPQHSMPGLSHDAATVIVRALAAARPLTGEGVKNGMEQVKLVPSASGAPGTFLRFGRYIRQGWMGSDYLVARRVLPDGSAHVFHAAPSDHIARAVACVST from the coding sequence ATGGCAGACGATGACGTTCGCGCGTACGGGTCGGTCGCCCCCCTGAAAGTCGGCTTGCTCAACGACTATCCGACCACGGGCGACACCGACAACGACAGCCGCGACGCGCTGCGGCTGGTGATGGACGAAGCCCTTTCCTCCGGGTTGATCGACCGGCCCATCGAACTGGTCATCCGCGATGTGGTGGGCTTGCCCAACGGTACCTATCTTGCGGTCGAACGGGCCTTCGACGAGCTCGTGGCGGAGGGTTGTCTGGCCATTTTCGGGCCCTGGGTGTCGGACAACGTGGTGCCGCTGCGATCCCACGTCGATGCCACCGCGCGGGTTCCGATCGTCACCCTGTCGGGTTCGGAGGGGGCTCTCGGCGACTGGTGTTTCGCGCTGAACAACGGCTCGATGCCTGAAGAGCCGGTGATGTTGGCCGCGGTAATGATCGGCGATGGTCGGTCGCGCATCGCCATCGCCTACGAGTCGTCGCTCATTGGCAAAGAGTATCTCGCTTTCGCTCAAAAAGCTTATGATGCAGCGGGTTTGAAGGTCGTTGCGACCGTCGCGATTCCCCAGGTCGAGGCTGATAAGTCAGAGACGGTGACGGCGTTGCGCGCGTCGCAACCCGACGCGCTGGTGCACGTCGGATTCGGACATGGCTTGTGGGGTTTCACGGATGCGCTGTTGGCCGCGGGCTGGGATCCGCCGCGATACACGACAACGGCATTCGAAATGGCGCATATCAACGCCGAGTGGATGCGGCACCTGTCCGGCTGGATCGGCCTGGACAGCTACGACGAGCGCAATACCGTCTGCCAGGCCTTCCTGGACCGCTTCGAGGCACGATATGGCCGCCGTCCGCAGCACTCGATGCCGGGCCTGTCGCACGACGCAGCCACCGTAATCGTGCGTGCGCTCGCGGCGGCGCGCCCGTTGACCGGCGAAGGTGTGAAGAACGGAATGGAGCAGGTGAAGCTCGTTCCGTCGGCCAGCGGCGCGCCGGGGACGTTCTTGCGGTTTGGCCGGTACATCCGACAGGGCTGGATGGGGTCGGACTATCTCGTGGCCCGGCGGGTGTTGCCTGACGGCAGCGCGCACGTTTTCCATGCGGCGCCCAGCGACCACATCGCGCGTGCGGTCGCTTGCGTCTCAACCTAG
- a CDS encoding TetR/AcrR family transcriptional regulator produces the protein MAQRGGADDDRRARGERTRRDLIEAGRELFVERGFFNTSIGDLVTKSGVGTRGAFYHHFKDKAELFRAVFEDVENDLTLRSIAAPPPGADPWERLTSGLHGFLEAATEPAVQRVMLIDGPVVLGWQTLREIQENNSIALINDVVREAIAAGIIDDQPVGELTHMLVAALEEAALLVAHAANPTKARRRAAKVLDRLLLSFAVEPRNSLRR, from the coding sequence ATGGCGCAACGCGGTGGGGCGGACGACGATCGGCGCGCGCGTGGCGAGCGGACCCGTCGCGACCTGATCGAGGCGGGCCGGGAATTGTTCGTAGAACGCGGATTTTTCAATACGAGCATCGGCGACCTCGTGACGAAGTCGGGCGTCGGCACGCGCGGCGCCTTCTATCACCACTTCAAAGACAAGGCCGAGCTGTTTCGCGCCGTCTTCGAAGATGTCGAGAACGACCTCACGCTTCGCTCCATCGCCGCTCCCCCGCCCGGCGCCGACCCATGGGAGCGGCTCACGAGCGGCCTGCATGGATTTCTCGAGGCGGCGACCGAACCCGCAGTGCAGCGGGTCATGCTGATCGACGGACCGGTGGTGTTGGGCTGGCAGACTCTGCGCGAGATCCAGGAGAACAACAGCATCGCCCTTATCAACGACGTTGTCCGCGAAGCGATCGCCGCGGGCATCATCGACGACCAACCCGTCGGAGAGCTGACCCACATGTTGGTCGCGGCGCTCGAGGAAGCCGCACTCTTGGTTGCGCATGCGGCAAACCCCACCAAGGCGCGCCGTCGAGCCGCCAAGGTCCTCGACCGGCTGTTGCTCTCGTTTGCCGTCGAGCCCCGAAACTCATTGCGGCGGTGA
- a CDS encoding amidohydrolase family protein — MQPEDMILVSVDDHLVEPPDLFKGRIAAKYADEAPRVVRQPDGSEVWTFNGAIIPNIGLNAVAGRPREEYGIEPTAFDEMRPGCYDIHERVKDMDAGGVLGSMCFPSFPGFAGRLFATHPDKDLALAVTRAYNDWHIDEWCGSYPGRFLPMGLPVLWDPQLCAAEIRRNAEKGCHSVTFTENPATLGFPSFHDEYWDPMWRALADTDTVLSVHLGSSGKITMTADNAPIDVMITLQPMNVCSAAADLLWSRVIQEFPQVRFALSEGGTGWIPYFVDRLDRTYEMHHLWTGQDFGDRLPSEVFRERFLTCFIADPIGVKLRHDVGIDNIAWECDYPHSDSSWPGAAEELALVMAGVPDDEVNKITYENACRWYSFDPFEHRTRQQCTVGALRAEVGDHDVEIRSFDHGRFERTAGATLASVSAKLDV; from the coding sequence ATGCAGCCCGAAGACATGATCCTGGTCAGCGTCGACGACCATCTGGTGGAGCCCCCGGACCTGTTCAAGGGCAGGATCGCCGCCAAATACGCCGACGAGGCGCCGCGAGTCGTCCGCCAGCCCGACGGCTCCGAGGTCTGGACCTTCAACGGCGCGATCATTCCCAACATCGGCCTCAACGCCGTGGCGGGCCGCCCACGCGAGGAGTACGGCATCGAACCCACCGCTTTCGACGAGATGCGGCCGGGGTGCTACGACATCCACGAGCGAGTCAAGGACATGGACGCCGGCGGTGTGCTCGGTTCGATGTGTTTCCCGTCCTTCCCCGGTTTCGCCGGCCGGCTGTTCGCCACGCATCCCGACAAAGACCTCGCCCTCGCCGTCACCCGGGCGTACAACGACTGGCACATCGATGAGTGGTGCGGCTCCTATCCGGGACGGTTCCTGCCGATGGGACTCCCGGTGCTGTGGGACCCGCAGCTGTGCGCCGCGGAGATCCGCCGCAATGCCGAGAAGGGCTGCCACTCGGTGACTTTCACCGAAAATCCGGCCACCCTGGGCTTCCCGAGCTTCCACGACGAGTACTGGGATCCGATGTGGCGCGCGCTCGCGGACACCGACACGGTCCTCTCGGTTCACCTGGGGTCGTCGGGCAAGATCACGATGACGGCGGACAACGCTCCCATCGACGTCATGATCACGCTGCAGCCGATGAATGTCTGCTCGGCGGCCGCCGACCTGCTGTGGTCGCGCGTCATCCAGGAATTCCCCCAGGTCCGGTTCGCCCTCTCCGAGGGCGGCACGGGGTGGATCCCGTATTTCGTCGACCGGCTCGACCGCACTTACGAGATGCACCACCTGTGGACGGGCCAGGACTTTGGCGACCGGCTGCCCAGCGAAGTCTTCCGGGAACGCTTCCTGACCTGCTTCATAGCCGATCCAATCGGTGTCAAGCTGCGCCACGACGTCGGCATCGACAACATCGCTTGGGAATGCGATTATCCACATTCGGATTCGTCGTGGCCCGGGGCCGCCGAGGAACTTGCGCTCGTCATGGCGGGTGTGCCCGACGACGAGGTCAACAAGATCACCTATGAGAATGCCTGCCGGTGGTATTCGTTCGACCCCTTTGAACATCGAACTCGCCAGCAGTGCACGGTCGGCGCCCTGCGCGCCGAGGTCGGTGACCACGACGTCGAGATCCGCAGCTTCGACCACGGCCGGTTCGAACGCACCGCGGGCGCGACCCTCGCCTCCGTCAGCGCCAAACTCGATGTCTGA
- a CDS encoding SDR family oxidoreductase, protein MADKAQPPLRVAVVGASAGLGRCIGTGLAHRGARVALLARRYDRLVDAARDAGNGAVAVACDVTVTDACQKAMSEVVAALGGLDALVYTTGMGVLAPLREVTAEQWAQLFATNVTGASLVTAAAAPYLATAAGSAVYLSSLSASYTTPWPMLGAYAVTKGALDKLVEAWRIEHPEIGFTRLAVGDSLGGTGDAQTEFNKSWDPNALESAIKYWMENKYMLGGLVDAEHLTEVVHSVIRCGNSSFIPSLTLAPRASDAVKELRQW, encoded by the coding sequence ATGGCTGACAAGGCACAGCCACCGTTACGGGTCGCGGTCGTCGGCGCCTCCGCCGGTCTTGGCCGATGCATCGGCACCGGACTGGCTCACCGAGGCGCGCGTGTTGCTCTGCTGGCGCGCCGATACGACAGGTTGGTCGACGCCGCCAGGGACGCCGGTAACGGCGCGGTGGCCGTCGCCTGCGACGTCACCGTGACCGACGCATGCCAAAAGGCCATGTCCGAGGTGGTCGCCGCGCTCGGCGGCCTCGACGCCCTGGTGTACACGACCGGCATGGGCGTGCTGGCGCCACTGCGTGAGGTGACCGCAGAACAATGGGCGCAGTTGTTCGCGACCAATGTCACCGGCGCCTCGCTGGTCACCGCCGCCGCCGCGCCGTACCTGGCCACGGCGGCCGGCTCGGCCGTGTACCTGTCATCGCTGAGCGCCTCCTACACGACACCGTGGCCGATGCTGGGGGCCTACGCCGTCACCAAGGGTGCGCTGGACAAGCTCGTCGAGGCGTGGCGCATCGAACACCCGGAGATCGGCTTCACCCGTCTTGCCGTGGGCGACAGCCTCGGCGGCACCGGCGACGCGCAGACCGAGTTCAACAAGAGCTGGGACCCCAACGCGCTGGAATCGGCCATCAAGTACTGGATGGAGAACAAGTACATGCTGGGCGGTCTCGTCGACGCCGAACACCTGACCGAAGTCGTCCATTCCGTCATCCGTTGCGGCAACAGCAGTTTCATCCCCTCCCTCACACTGGCCCCGCGCGCCTCCGACGCAGTGAAGGAACTCCGGCAATGGTGA
- a CDS encoding aldehyde dehydrogenase family protein — MVNHESRMLIDGKLVESETGRQFDNINPATEEILGATSDGTRADMERAIAAARRAFDNTEWSRSGEARAAALRQLQTALEEEREALRTELVAEVGCPVLSTYGPQLDVPLNEALTWPADMISEFAWKRTLPDKDAFGMGSLTTREVWKEPVGVVGVITPWNFPFEIILNKIGPILAMGNTCVLKPAPDTPWNATRIGRIIAERTDIPPGVINIVPSSDHLVGEVISTSPLVDMVAFTGSTATGRRIMAAAAETVKPTFLELGGKSVYLVLDEDGDISGAVGGSAFICMHAGQGCAMPTRLLVPNSRYDEAVEIVTAAMENNKYGDPTDPSVLQGPVVSKKQHDRVLGYIEKGKQEGARLVTGGGVPRHLPKGYFVEPTVFANVDNKMTIAQEEIFGPVLSVIGFDGDDDAVRIANESIYGLSGVVFANDLDRAKSVAGRIRTGTLGINGGLWYGADAPFGGYKQSGVGRQCGIEGLEIFTETKTVGWPAS; from the coding sequence ATGGTGAACCACGAATCCCGAATGCTCATCGACGGCAAGCTCGTCGAGTCCGAAACCGGGCGGCAGTTTGACAACATCAATCCGGCGACGGAAGAGATCCTTGGCGCCACCAGTGACGGAACCCGCGCCGACATGGAACGCGCAATCGCCGCGGCGCGGCGCGCGTTCGACAACACCGAGTGGTCACGCAGCGGCGAAGCGCGCGCCGCCGCACTGCGTCAACTCCAGACGGCGCTCGAGGAGGAACGTGAGGCGCTGCGCACCGAGCTCGTCGCCGAAGTGGGCTGCCCCGTGTTGTCCACGTACGGACCACAGCTCGACGTGCCCCTGAACGAGGCATTGACCTGGCCCGCCGACATGATCAGTGAATTCGCTTGGAAGCGAACACTTCCCGACAAAGACGCATTCGGTATGGGCAGCCTCACGACGCGCGAGGTCTGGAAAGAGCCGGTCGGTGTCGTCGGTGTCATCACGCCGTGGAACTTCCCGTTCGAGATCATCCTCAACAAGATCGGCCCCATCCTCGCGATGGGCAACACCTGCGTGCTCAAACCCGCCCCGGACACGCCGTGGAACGCCACCAGGATCGGCCGCATCATCGCCGAGCGCACCGACATCCCGCCCGGCGTGATCAACATCGTGCCATCGTCCGATCACCTCGTCGGGGAGGTGATTTCGACCTCACCGTTGGTCGACATGGTGGCGTTCACCGGATCGACGGCCACCGGCAGGCGCATCATGGCCGCCGCCGCCGAGACCGTCAAACCCACCTTTCTCGAGCTTGGCGGAAAGTCCGTGTACCTCGTCCTGGACGAGGACGGCGATATCAGCGGCGCGGTCGGCGGTAGTGCCTTCATCTGCATGCACGCCGGCCAGGGCTGCGCAATGCCCACCCGCCTGCTGGTGCCGAACTCGCGTTACGACGAAGCGGTCGAAATCGTCACGGCCGCGATGGAAAACAACAAATACGGCGACCCCACCGATCCCTCGGTGCTGCAGGGCCCGGTGGTGTCCAAGAAGCAGCATGACCGGGTCCTGGGATACATCGAGAAGGGCAAACAGGAAGGCGCCCGTCTGGTTACCGGGGGCGGCGTGCCCAGACACCTGCCGAAGGGCTATTTCGTCGAGCCGACCGTGTTCGCGAATGTCGACAACAAGATGACCATCGCGCAGGAGGAGATCTTCGGACCCGTGCTCTCGGTCATCGGATTCGACGGGGACGACGACGCCGTGCGGATCGCCAACGAATCGATCTATGGCCTGTCGGGAGTGGTGTTCGCCAACGACCTCGACCGCGCCAAATCCGTGGCCGGCCGGATCAGAACCGGCACGCTCGGCATCAACGGCGGCCTCTGGTACGGCGCAGACGCGCCGTTCGGCGGCTACAAGCAGTCGGGCGTCGGTCGGCAATGCGGCATCGAGGGACTCGAAATCTTCACCGAGACAAAAACTGTCGGCTGGCCGGCTTCCTGA